A part of Macaca mulatta isolate MMU2019108-1 chromosome 12, T2T-MMU8v2.0, whole genome shotgun sequence genomic DNA contains:
- the LOC144333289 gene encoding uncharacterized protein LOC144333289, with product MRRKGSRDSAGPPSSSEHGPHFPLGLGLRREAAWPGALVPQGARDPTPAPGTDQVQAPGELQLEGGQVPAVAAGGRVQVWPQLVAQDGRQVVLQRRQLRVKLRARPRGLAMREAGACPPRPSAATSGRSPAAPSAPSRAHRARSLRSTRGSSGSGRRPRLWAGKATRSSRPQHSAAQQPQGLVRVLGDGTRGKRGATACTPTRRRRVVVEAQVRGHEVAATVAVGPPGVVEGAGVGQEVSQAPGMDKGRGRLVEGGLQVPGWVPQDGEGESVAVSGPRTHLSGLEPQVPARDIEMRASAPGEALHHAGLEADRVEEMGGLLGRQSKGEAVLPPEAEQNVYDGAADALVDLQEEQDPLL from the exons ATGCGCAGAAAAGGGAGCCGGGACAGCGCAG GACCCCCGTCCTCCTCTGAACACGGCCCGCATTTTCCCCTGGGCCTGGGACTGCGGCGCGAGGCAGCCTGGCCGGGGGCTCTGGTCCCCCAGGGCGCCCGGGATCCCACACCCGCTCCGGGAACTGATCAGGTACAGGCACCTGGCGAACTGCAGCTCGAGGGTGGCCAGGTCCCGGCCGTGGCGGCGGGTGGCCGGGTCCAGGTCTGGCCGCAGCTGGTAGCCCAGGATGGGCGCCAGGTCGTGCTGCAGCGGCGCCAGCTGCGGGTCAAACTCCGCGCCCGGCCCCGCGGCCTCGCCATGCGGGAGGCAGGTGCGTGCCCACCGCGCCCCAGCGCCGCCACCTCCGGCCGCAGCCCCGCGGCCCCCAGCGCGCCCAGCCGCGCCCACAGA GCGCGCTCCCTGCGCTCCACGCGCGGCTCCAGCGGCTCCGGGCGAAGGCCGCGCCTGTGGGCGGGGAAGGCCACCAGGTCATCCAGACCCCAGCACAGCGCGGCGCAGCAGCCCCAGGGACTCGTCCGGGTGCTGGGCGATGGCACCAGGGGGAAGCGCGGGGCCACCGCTTGCACCCCCACAAGGCGGCGGCGCGTTGTGGTCGAAGCCCAGGTCCGAGGCCATGAGGTTGCGGCCACAGTGGCTGTCGGGCCGCCGGGGGTCGTAGAAGGCGCGGGTGTGGGCCAGGAAGTGTCGCAGGCTCCAGGCATGGACAAAGGGCGAGGCCGTCTTGTAGAAGGCGGACTCCAAGTCCCGGGCTGGGTCCCTCAGGATGGTGAAGGAGAAAGTGTCGCAG TCTCAGGGCCCAGGACTCACCTCAGTGGGCTGGAACCTCAGGTGCCGGCACGTGATATCGAAATGAGGGCTTCTGCCCCTGGAGAAGCCCTCCACCACGCTGGCCTAGAAGCAGACCGGGTAGAAGAAATGGGCGGCTTGCTGGGAAGGCAGAGCAAAGGTGAGGCGGTGCTTCCACCTGAAGCGGAACAGAATGTTTACGATGGTGCTGCTGATGCTCTTGTGGACCTTCAGGAAGAACAG GACCCACTGCTGTGA